A stretch of the Gymnogyps californianus isolate 813 chromosome 15, ASM1813914v2, whole genome shotgun sequence genome encodes the following:
- the NUDT16L1 gene encoding tudor-interacting repair regulator protein isoform X5 gives MAAMGAMAAIGALPAGAGALPPLPTLGVPGVPELKPLTRYEAMRLGPGWSHSCHAMLYAPNPGMLFGRIPLRYAVLVMGMVRVPLYTQKDRMGGLPNFLGNSFVGTAKFQLLFALKILNMVPEEKLAEAVAATQKPKKQAIDQAAAATGNLPAAKAANELAAPAKTGNELADRAENQAAAQAAAEAAEQPVAGLESGAAAEQLAAAPAAEAVEQPAGLGADAVAEQPVAEPME, from the exons ATGGCGGCCATGGGGGCGATGGCGGCCATTGGGGCGCTgccggcgggcgcgggggcgctgccgccgctgccgaCGCTGGGGGTGCCGGGCGTGCCCGAGCTGAAGCCGCTGACGCGGTACGAGGCGATGCGGCTGGGCCCGGGCTGGAGCCACTCGTGCCACGCCATGCTGTACGCACCCAACCCGGGCATGCTCTTCGGCCGCATCCCGCTGCGCTATGCCGTGCTG GTGATGGGCATGGTCCGCGTCCCCCTCTACACCCAGAAGGACCGCATGGGCGGGCTGCCCAACTTCCTGGGCAACTCCTTTGTTGGAACCGCCAAattccagctgctgtttgccCTGAAGATCTTGAACATGGTGCCGGAGGAGAAGCTGGCCGAGGCGGTGGCTGCCACGCAGAAGCCGAAGAAGCAGGCCATCGACCAGGCAGCGGCGGCGACAGGAAACCTGCCTGCCGCTAAGGCGGCGAACGAGCTGGCGGCGCCCGCTAAAACAGGCAACGAATTGGCAGATAGGGCAGAGAACCAGGCAGCTGCGCAGGCAGCGGCcgaggcagcagagcagccggTGGCTGGGCTGGAGAGCGGGGCCGCGGCGGAGCAGCTGGCGGCGGCGCCAGCGGCCGAGGCGGTGGAGcagccggcggggctgggggcagatGCTGTGGCGGAGCAGCCGGTGGCTGAGCCGATGGAGTGA
- the NUDT16L1 gene encoding tudor-interacting repair regulator protein isoform X2 — protein MAAMGAMAAIGALPAGAGALPPLPTLGVPGVPELKPLTRYEAMRLGPGWSHSCHAMLYAPNPGMLFGRIPLRYAVLMRFDGLLGFPGGFVDRRYWSLEDGLNRVLGLGLGCVRLTEADYLCSHLTEGPHRVVAHFYARQLTLEELHTIEISAVHSRDHGLEVMGMVRVPLYTQKDRMGGLPNFLGNSFVGTAKFQLLFALKILNMVPEEKLAEAVAATQKPKKQAIDQAAAATGNLPAAKAANELAAPAKTGNELADRAENQAAAQAAAEAAEQPVAGLESGAAAEQLAAAPAAEAVEQPAGLGADAVAEQPVAEPME, from the exons ATGGCGGCCATGGGGGCGATGGCGGCCATTGGGGCGCTgccggcgggcgcgggggcgctgccgccgctgccgaCGCTGGGGGTGCCGGGCGTGCCCGAGCTGAAGCCGCTGACGCGGTACGAGGCGATGCGGCTGGGCCCGGGCTGGAGCCACTCGTGCCACGCCATGCTGTACGCACCCAACCCGGGCATGCTCTTCGGCCGCATCCCGCTGCGCTATGCCGTGCTG ATGCGATTTGACGGACTACTGGGCTTTCCCGGGGGGTTCGTGGATCGCCGTTACTGGTCCCTGGAGGACGGTCTGAATCGGGTGCTGGGCTTGGGTTTGGGCTGTGTGCGCCTGACGGAAGCTGACTATCTGTGCTCGCACCTGACAGAGGGGCCACATCGCGTGGTGGCACACTTCTACGCCAGGCAGCTGACCCTGGAGGAGCTGCATACCATCGAGATCAGCGCGGTGCATTCCCGAGACCACGGGCTGGAG GTGATGGGCATGGTCCGCGTCCCCCTCTACACCCAGAAGGACCGCATGGGCGGGCTGCCCAACTTCCTGGGCAACTCCTTTGTTGGAACCGCCAAattccagctgctgtttgccCTGAAGATCTTGAACATGGTGCCGGAGGAGAAGCTGGCCGAGGCGGTGGCTGCCACGCAGAAGCCGAAGAAGCAGGCCATCGACCAGGCAGCGGCGGCGACAGGAAACCTGCCTGCCGCTAAGGCGGCGAACGAGCTGGCGGCGCCCGCTAAAACAGGCAACGAATTGGCAGATAGGGCAGAGAACCAGGCAGCTGCGCAGGCAGCGGCcgaggcagcagagcagccggTGGCTGGGCTGGAGAGCGGGGCCGCGGCGGAGCAGCTGGCGGCGGCGCCAGCGGCCGAGGCGGTGGAGcagccggcggggctgggggcagatGCTGTGGCGGAGCAGCCGGTGGCTGAGCCGATGGAGTGA
- the NUDT16L1 gene encoding tudor-interacting repair regulator protein isoform X3, whose amino-acid sequence MAAMGAMAAIGALPAGAGALPPLPTLGVPGVPELKPLTRYEAMRLGPGWSHSCHAMLYAPNPGMLFGRIPLRYAVLMQMRFDGLLGFPGGFVDRRYWSLEDEGPHRVVAHFYARQLTLEELHTIEISAVHSRDHGLEVMGMVRVPLYTQKDRMGGLPNFLGNSFVGTAKFQLLFALKILNMVPEEKLAEAVAATQKPKKQAIDQAAAATGNLPAAKAANELAAPAKTGNELADRAENQAAAQAAAEAAEQPVAGLESGAAAEQLAAAPAAEAVEQPAGLGADAVAEQPVAEPME is encoded by the exons ATGGCGGCCATGGGGGCGATGGCGGCCATTGGGGCGCTgccggcgggcgcgggggcgctgccgccgctgccgaCGCTGGGGGTGCCGGGCGTGCCCGAGCTGAAGCCGCTGACGCGGTACGAGGCGATGCGGCTGGGCCCGGGCTGGAGCCACTCGTGCCACGCCATGCTGTACGCACCCAACCCGGGCATGCTCTTCGGCCGCATCCCGCTGCGCTATGCCGTGCTG ATGCAGATGCGATTTGACGGACTACTGGGCTTTCCCGGGGGGTTCGTGGATCGCCGTTACTGGTCCCTGGAGGACG AGGGGCCACATCGCGTGGTGGCACACTTCTACGCCAGGCAGCTGACCCTGGAGGAGCTGCATACCATCGAGATCAGCGCGGTGCATTCCCGAGACCACGGGCTGGAG GTGATGGGCATGGTCCGCGTCCCCCTCTACACCCAGAAGGACCGCATGGGCGGGCTGCCCAACTTCCTGGGCAACTCCTTTGTTGGAACCGCCAAattccagctgctgtttgccCTGAAGATCTTGAACATGGTGCCGGAGGAGAAGCTGGCCGAGGCGGTGGCTGCCACGCAGAAGCCGAAGAAGCAGGCCATCGACCAGGCAGCGGCGGCGACAGGAAACCTGCCTGCCGCTAAGGCGGCGAACGAGCTGGCGGCGCCCGCTAAAACAGGCAACGAATTGGCAGATAGGGCAGAGAACCAGGCAGCTGCGCAGGCAGCGGCcgaggcagcagagcagccggTGGCTGGGCTGGAGAGCGGGGCCGCGGCGGAGCAGCTGGCGGCGGCGCCAGCGGCCGAGGCGGTGGAGcagccggcggggctgggggcagatGCTGTGGCGGAGCAGCCGGTGGCTGAGCCGATGGAGTGA
- the NUDT16L1 gene encoding tudor-interacting repair regulator protein isoform X1, with amino-acid sequence MAAMGAMAAIGALPAGAGALPPLPTLGVPGVPELKPLTRYEAMRLGPGWSHSCHAMLYAPNPGMLFGRIPLRYAVLMQMRFDGLLGFPGGFVDRRYWSLEDGLNRVLGLGLGCVRLTEADYLCSHLTEGPHRVVAHFYARQLTLEELHTIEISAVHSRDHGLEVMGMVRVPLYTQKDRMGGLPNFLGNSFVGTAKFQLLFALKILNMVPEEKLAEAVAATQKPKKQAIDQAAAATGNLPAAKAANELAAPAKTGNELADRAENQAAAQAAAEAAEQPVAGLESGAAAEQLAAAPAAEAVEQPAGLGADAVAEQPVAEPME; translated from the exons ATGGCGGCCATGGGGGCGATGGCGGCCATTGGGGCGCTgccggcgggcgcgggggcgctgccgccgctgccgaCGCTGGGGGTGCCGGGCGTGCCCGAGCTGAAGCCGCTGACGCGGTACGAGGCGATGCGGCTGGGCCCGGGCTGGAGCCACTCGTGCCACGCCATGCTGTACGCACCCAACCCGGGCATGCTCTTCGGCCGCATCCCGCTGCGCTATGCCGTGCTG ATGCAGATGCGATTTGACGGACTACTGGGCTTTCCCGGGGGGTTCGTGGATCGCCGTTACTGGTCCCTGGAGGACGGTCTGAATCGGGTGCTGGGCTTGGGTTTGGGCTGTGTGCGCCTGACGGAAGCTGACTATCTGTGCTCGCACCTGACAGAGGGGCCACATCGCGTGGTGGCACACTTCTACGCCAGGCAGCTGACCCTGGAGGAGCTGCATACCATCGAGATCAGCGCGGTGCATTCCCGAGACCACGGGCTGGAG GTGATGGGCATGGTCCGCGTCCCCCTCTACACCCAGAAGGACCGCATGGGCGGGCTGCCCAACTTCCTGGGCAACTCCTTTGTTGGAACCGCCAAattccagctgctgtttgccCTGAAGATCTTGAACATGGTGCCGGAGGAGAAGCTGGCCGAGGCGGTGGCTGCCACGCAGAAGCCGAAGAAGCAGGCCATCGACCAGGCAGCGGCGGCGACAGGAAACCTGCCTGCCGCTAAGGCGGCGAACGAGCTGGCGGCGCCCGCTAAAACAGGCAACGAATTGGCAGATAGGGCAGAGAACCAGGCAGCTGCGCAGGCAGCGGCcgaggcagcagagcagccggTGGCTGGGCTGGAGAGCGGGGCCGCGGCGGAGCAGCTGGCGGCGGCGCCAGCGGCCGAGGCGGTGGAGcagccggcggggctgggggcagatGCTGTGGCGGAGCAGCCGGTGGCTGAGCCGATGGAGTGA
- the NUDT16L1 gene encoding tudor-interacting repair regulator protein isoform X4: MAAMGAMAAIGALPAGAGALPPLPTLGVPGVPELKPLTRYEAMRLGPGWSHSCHAMLYAPNPGMLFGRIPLRYAVLMQMRFDGLLGFPGGFVDRRYWSLEDGLNRVLGLGLGCVRLTEADYLCSHLTEGPHRVVAHFYARQLTLEELHTIEISAVHSRDHGLEILNMVPEEKLAEAVAATQKPKKQAIDQAAAATGNLPAAKAANELAAPAKTGNELADRAENQAAAQAAAEAAEQPVAGLESGAAAEQLAAAPAAEAVEQPAGLGADAVAEQPVAEPME, from the exons ATGGCGGCCATGGGGGCGATGGCGGCCATTGGGGCGCTgccggcgggcgcgggggcgctgccgccgctgccgaCGCTGGGGGTGCCGGGCGTGCCCGAGCTGAAGCCGCTGACGCGGTACGAGGCGATGCGGCTGGGCCCGGGCTGGAGCCACTCGTGCCACGCCATGCTGTACGCACCCAACCCGGGCATGCTCTTCGGCCGCATCCCGCTGCGCTATGCCGTGCTG ATGCAGATGCGATTTGACGGACTACTGGGCTTTCCCGGGGGGTTCGTGGATCGCCGTTACTGGTCCCTGGAGGACGGTCTGAATCGGGTGCTGGGCTTGGGTTTGGGCTGTGTGCGCCTGACGGAAGCTGACTATCTGTGCTCGCACCTGACAGAGGGGCCACATCGCGTGGTGGCACACTTCTACGCCAGGCAGCTGACCCTGGAGGAGCTGCATACCATCGAGATCAGCGCGGTGCATTCCCGAGACCACGGGCTGGAG ATCTTGAACATGGTGCCGGAGGAGAAGCTGGCCGAGGCGGTGGCTGCCACGCAGAAGCCGAAGAAGCAGGCCATCGACCAGGCAGCGGCGGCGACAGGAAACCTGCCTGCCGCTAAGGCGGCGAACGAGCTGGCGGCGCCCGCTAAAACAGGCAACGAATTGGCAGATAGGGCAGAGAACCAGGCAGCTGCGCAGGCAGCGGCcgaggcagcagagcagccggTGGCTGGGCTGGAGAGCGGGGCCGCGGCGGAGCAGCTGGCGGCGGCGCCAGCGGCCGAGGCGGTGGAGcagccggcggggctgggggcagatGCTGTGGCGGAGCAGCCGGTGGCTGAGCCGATGGAGTGA